The genomic window CTGGGATGCTGGGTTGATCCTAAACTGGTGCAGCTGGGTGACGATGAGGCCGTTACGCTCCATATCCAGAAGATCGATCCCAAGCGGTCTCCGGTGCTCGTGACGAATGAGACGACCACCCTGGTGGTCATGCCGATGATGCTTGACCACTACTGGATTCAGCAGCTTGAAGCCATTCAGCAGGAGCGGATGCTTCAGGCGATGAAGGAGAAGGAAGAAAGGATCGCGGCATAGCAGAAAACAGGAAGACGACAAGGCCACCCACCCCGGGCGGTCTTTTTTATGCCCACACCAAACCAAAGGAGACAACCAATGAGTGCTTATCAGAAGATTAATGAAATGATTACCGCCCGATTGATCGAACGCATAGAAGCAACGGGAGAGCTGCCCTGGAAGAAGCCGTGGACATCGGTATCGCTAATGCCGAAGAACCTGGTTACGGGAAAAAACTACCGCGGTGTGAATGTGTTTTTGCTGCACATGCTCGGTTACGCCAACCCCTGCTTCCTATCGATGAAGCAAGTCAATGCGATGGGAGGCAAAGTCCGTAAAGGCGAGAAGAGTTGCCCTGTAATTTTTTGGAGATTCATTGAAGCCAAGGAAAACACTCCTGATCAAAAAGGCTATGCGATGCTCAGGTATTACCGAGTATTTAACGTAGAGCAATGCGAGGGACTGCCAGCAAGTAAGGTCCCGGCGATTGAGATCCCCACAAGGGAGCATGAACCCTTGAAGGTAGCGGAGAGTCTAGTCGCTTCAATGCCCAACCCGCCGCGGATCAACAATGCCCGCACATTGGCCTCATACAGTCCATCGATGGATCTAGTGTCGATGCCCTGTCCAGAGTGGTTCACCAGTGGCGAAGAGTATTACGGCGCGCTGTTCCATGAACTGGCGCATTATGCCGACACTGGGATTATGCCGTACCGAATGATTTCACCCTTGCAGTCAAAGGGTGTTCGGTACGGCCATTAGGCATAATTATAGGCCTTCGAGGAAGGCGAGTAGCTTGTCAGCGGGGAGATACCGCCCTGGTTTCGAGGCCGTTGCCATCACTTTTTCCAACGCCTTTTCCTTAAGGTGCAGATCGGCGTGCAGGTAGATTCTCGTTGTTTCAACGGATTCATGGCCAAGCCATAGCGAGATAACGGTTTGATCCACCCCGTGGTGCAGCAACTCCATGGCGGTGCTGTGCCGAAGCACATGCGGACTCACCCGCTTGGTCGCCAGCGAGGGGCAGGTTTTCGAAGCCGTGAGCGTATGCTTTCGCACAAGATGTTCCAGGGCGTCTCGACTGAGTTTCCCTCCCCTGATGGTTGGAAAGAGCGGCCCGTCTTCAGTTCCGCCATACCGCCGAAGCCAGTTCTTCATGACCAAAAGGGTTTCTTTCCTGAGAGGCGTGAGGCGCTGTTTTCGACCTTTACCCATACACTGGACATGCGCACCAGTTCCGGCAATGAGATCGCATTGGCATAGGTTGATTAGCTCCGATGCTCGAAGTCCGGTTTGCAGTGCCAGTGTCAGGATGGCATGATCGCGTTGCCCGATCCATGTGGACCGGTCCGGCGCAGACAGCAGCGCATCCATTTCCCGGCGGTCCAAAAACTCCACTGTACGTTGCTCATGGCGCTTGCTGGGCATGGACAGTATTCGCTGGCATTGGAGCAGGTATGCCGGTTCGGTCATGGCCACGAATTTGAAGAAGGACCGGATGGCGGCCAACCGGGCATTGCGGCTGCGGGCGCAGTTGCGGCGCTTGTTCTCAACATAGGCGAGGAAGTCGCCCACCAGTTCGGTATCCAGATCTTCGACCCGGAGTTTCGTCGGCACCTTGCCGTGTTGTTCCCCGGCAAAGCGCAACAGCAGGCGGAAGGTATCCCGGTAGCTGGCGATCGTATTGGGACTTGCGTTTATCTGGATGGTGAGCCGGTCGGTGAAGAACAGTTGAACCAGAGCGGGTAGTGTCAGCGCGTTCATGATTCCACCTCCCTTGCTGCGGATTCTTCCGCACGGCGGGACGCCAGTTCTAGCAGTTCAGGAGCCGCCTCGATGTACCAGTAGGTGTGTGCGGGCTTTTCATGCCCGAGGTAGGTGACGAGCTTGATCATTTCCTGGGCCGGATCCTTTCCATCCCGGTACCAGTTGAGCATCGTGCGGACGGCGAAAGTATGCCGCAGGTCATGGATGCGCGGCCCGCGCCCGTGCCGGAAAAACTTCTGAACCGGTCGCAGCCCGACACGCTGACATACGATGGCGAAGTTGTAGCGGGCGGCGCAGGCGTCCAGCCGTTCCCCATGATCCGAGATAAAGAATGCCGAGGGTGTCGATTCGTTTAGCCGATCCCTTTCGACGGCATAGGCAACCAGCCGTTCCGCTGTATCCGTAGAGACCGGCAGCAAGCGTTCCTTGCCCAGCTTTCCTTTTCGTACGGCAACGACTCCATTCTCGAGATCGACATCGGCAACATTGAGCGAAACGGCTTCGCTGATTCTCATGCCGGTAACGGCGATGAGTCCGAAGAACGTCGAGTAGGTCAGCGGACGGATGCCGTTGCGGGAAGGAAGCTCCGCTGCGGCTTCAACGATCATCTTGATTTCCTCTTCGCTGTAGATGTAAGGCCGGGAGCGGCGGACATGGCCGGGTATCAGTGATTGCGGCGGCACTTCGTGGCGGGGGTCGATGCCGTGCATCCACTGGGCGAAGATTCTGACCACTGTCAGTCGTCTCGACCAGGTTTGCGTGTTTGCATGCCCGAATGCCTCCTTCCAGCGAAGGAAACAGCCGGTGCTGATGTGCGCCGCTTCTTCCTGCTCCATGAACTCGATGAACCTGCGAAGGATTCGTTCATCCGTATTCAGTTTATACCCAAGGCCTCGCCGGATGGACAGGTAGCGCTCAAGCTCTCTATTCAAGGTTTTCATTGGGCACCTCCTTCTCCGGGCCAAGGCAAGGCGATTGATCGCAGGCCGTCCACATCCATCCGCGCATAGAGCATGGTTGTTGTCTGGCTCCGGTGGCGAAGCAGGTTGCTGACCTCGTCGAGTGATGCGCCCTGCCGCACGAGGTTGGTCGCCAGGCTATGCCGCAGTATGTGCGTACAGGTATACGGTATTGGCGGCGTCAGTCCGCTTTTCGCGAACGCTTTCACAAGAACCGTATTCAGTACCTCGGCGTTTTTGAATGGCTTGTGCGGCGCGTGGTTCGACACGAAGAGCGTTCTCGACTCCGTGACCCGGTCGTTCCGGATGTACTCCACAATGGCTTCGCCCACGTCGGTCGGAAGGGGAAGCCGGTCATGCCGACCGCCCTTGCCCCTGATGACGATCTCACCGGCCCTCCAGTCGATATCATCGACTTGAATACGGATCACCTCCTGTGGACGCAACCCGAGCCGGGCGAGCAGCAGCACCATCGCATGGTTCCGTCGACTCGTAGGTTTATTGCCACGAACCGCATCGACCAGGACTTCGGTTTGTTCGGAAGTCAGATGCACGGGCAACCGTTTCCCGTAGCACTGGGCCACGCTTGGAATGCCCTTGGCGAGGTTGGCCCCGTTTCGCTTGGTCTGGAACAGGAAGCGAAAGAAGCTCCTCAGGTGAGTGGAAACCGTCTTATTCCGTACCGGCGGTTTTCTGCCGGTTACATGCTGGAGGAAGTCAATGATGTCGGTCGCCGTGATTTTTGAAAGGTCTCCAGGCTCTTCACCGAAGCGGTATTCAAGAAAACGGTTTGCCTGGTGCCAGCAACCAAAGATCGTACTTTCACTCAATCCGCGTTGTCGGCGCAGGTAGGATTCGTATTCCTTACGCAGTTCCTTTCTTGCGATTTCCTTCTCCGTCGGGGGAGGTGGAAGCTGTCCCACTCCCCGGTCATGCAGGAAGCGAACAAAGCGCTTTGCGATCGTGACGGCGTAGTAGTGACGTCCTTCGGGCCATCCCTGCCTGTCCACAAGATCCAGAACCAATGCCTCGTTCAACTCCCCGACGGCGATTCCGTCTGCTTTCATGGTCGCCGCAAGAGCCCCCACGCACCGCATGTATTGCTGGACAGTATTGGTCACATAGTTGTGGCCGACAAGATATTGCCGGAAGGAGGACACGTGCTCCCCGAACAGTTCGCGGGCGGTTACATGGGCTTCATTCGTTGTTTGTTGATGCGTATTCATTTGTTGCTCCTTATCGTTGTTAAGGAGCAAATCGGAAACAAAACACAACATCTTGCAAGATCGATTCTTGCAATGTTATGCCGAATCAGTTTCTCGAATTCACCCGGCAATCAATTCCATTGAAACTCAATTCGGCATAATCCCAGTGTCGGCATAATGCGCCTTATGCCGATATCGGCATAACTCGCACA from Pontiella desulfatans includes these protein-coding regions:
- a CDS encoding ArdC-like ssDNA-binding domain-containing protein, whose amino-acid sequence is MSAYQKINEMITARLIERIEATGELPWKKPWTSVSLMPKNLVTGKNYRGVNVFLLHMLGYANPCFLSMKQVNAMGGKVRKGEKSCPVIFWRFIEAKENTPDQKGYAMLRYYRVFNVEQCEGLPASKVPAIEIPTREHEPLKVAESLVASMPNPPRINNARTLASYSPSMDLVSMPCPEWFTSGEEYYGALFHELAHYADTGIMPYRMISPLQSKGVRYGH
- a CDS encoding tyrosine-type recombinase/integrase encodes the protein MNALTLPALVQLFFTDRLTIQINASPNTIASYRDTFRLLLRFAGEQHGKVPTKLRVEDLDTELVGDFLAYVENKRRNCARSRNARLAAIRSFFKFVAMTEPAYLLQCQRILSMPSKRHEQRTVEFLDRREMDALLSAPDRSTWIGQRDHAILTLALQTGLRASELINLCQCDLIAGTGAHVQCMGKGRKQRLTPLRKETLLVMKNWLRRYGGTEDGPLFPTIRGGKLSRDALEHLVRKHTLTASKTCPSLATKRVSPHVLRHSTAMELLHHGVDQTVISLWLGHESVETTRIYLHADLHLKEKALEKVMATASKPGRYLPADKLLAFLEGL
- a CDS encoding tyrosine-type recombinase/integrase — protein: MKTLNRELERYLSIRRGLGYKLNTDERILRRFIEFMEQEEAAHISTGCFLRWKEAFGHANTQTWSRRLTVVRIFAQWMHGIDPRHEVPPQSLIPGHVRRSRPYIYSEEEIKMIVEAAAELPSRNGIRPLTYSTFFGLIAVTGMRISEAVSLNVADVDLENGVVAVRKGKLGKERLLPVSTDTAERLVAYAVERDRLNESTPSAFFISDHGERLDACAARYNFAIVCQRVGLRPVQKFFRHGRGPRIHDLRHTFAVRTMLNWYRDGKDPAQEMIKLVTYLGHEKPAHTYWYIEAAPELLELASRRAEESAAREVES
- a CDS encoding site-specific integrase; protein product: MNTHQQTTNEAHVTARELFGEHVSSFRQYLVGHNYVTNTVQQYMRCVGALAATMKADGIAVGELNEALVLDLVDRQGWPEGRHYYAVTIAKRFVRFLHDRGVGQLPPPPTEKEIARKELRKEYESYLRRQRGLSESTIFGCWHQANRFLEYRFGEEPGDLSKITATDIIDFLQHVTGRKPPVRNKTVSTHLRSFFRFLFQTKRNGANLAKGIPSVAQCYGKRLPVHLTSEQTEVLVDAVRGNKPTSRRNHAMVLLLARLGLRPQEVIRIQVDDIDWRAGEIVIRGKGGRHDRLPLPTDVGEAIVEYIRNDRVTESRTLFVSNHAPHKPFKNAEVLNTVLVKAFAKSGLTPPIPYTCTHILRHSLATNLVRQGASLDEVSNLLRHRSQTTTMLYARMDVDGLRSIALPWPGEGGAQ